A region of Candidatus Omnitrophota bacterium DNA encodes the following proteins:
- the trpB gene encoding tryptophan synthase subunit beta: MLPDKKGYFGDFGGRFIPETLVFALEELEHAYSKAKVEKEFQRELSYYLREYAGRPTPLYFAKNLTKFLGGGKIYLKREDLLHTGAHKINNTLGQALLTLRMGKKRIIAETGAGQHGVAVATVASLFGLKGVIYMGEEDIKRQALNVFRMELLGAEVIPVSTGSKTLKDAINEALRDWVGNVRNTHYCLGSVVGPHPFPMMVRDFQSVIGRETKKQILEKEKRLPDYLIACVGGGSNAIGIFYPFFKDKQVKFIGIEAGGLGLSSGKHAATLEKGEVGILHGSKSFFLQDKSGQIKLAHSVSAGLDYPGVGPEHAYYKKIGRAKYIAVTDREALLGFKMLSETEGIIPALEPAHAIYYASKLAPKLSKKEIIVICLSGRGDKDVEIVSKISSNIT, from the coding sequence ATGTTACCCGATAAGAAGGGATATTTTGGAGATTTTGGGGGAAGATTTATTCCCGAGACGCTTGTTTTTGCCTTAGAAGAACTTGAACATGCCTACAGTAAAGCGAAGGTAGAAAAAGAATTTCAAAGGGAATTAAGTTATTATTTGCGTGAATATGCTGGACGTCCTACTCCTCTTTATTTTGCTAAAAATTTGACAAAATTTTTAGGAGGGGGGAAGATATATTTAAAAAGAGAAGATCTTTTGCATACTGGTGCGCATAAGATAAATAATACTCTGGGGCAAGCTTTACTTACTTTACGCATGGGGAAAAAACGAATTATTGCCGAAACCGGTGCAGGACAGCATGGCGTAGCGGTTGCGACAGTGGCTAGTTTGTTTGGTTTAAAAGGTGTAATTTATATGGGAGAGGAAGACATAAAAAGACAGGCATTGAATGTTTTTCGCATGGAACTTTTAGGGGCAGAAGTAATACCTGTAAGCACCGGAAGCAAAACTTTAAAAGATGCTATAAATGAAGCGTTGAGAGACTGGGTAGGCAATGTGAGAAATACTCATTATTGTTTAGGTTCGGTAGTAGGGCCACACCCTTTCCCAATGATGGTTAGAGATTTTCAGTCGGTAATTGGCAGAGAAACCAAAAAGCAAATTCTGGAGAAAGAGAAGAGGCTTCCTGATTATCTCATTGCCTGTGTAGGTGGGGGAAGTAATGCTATTGGGATATTTTACCCTTTTTTTAAGGATAAACAAGTTAAGTTCATCGGTATAGAAGCAGGAGGTTTAGGACTCTCTTCAGGAAAGCACGCTGCTACTTTAGAGAAAGGGGAGGTAGGGATATTGCACGGAAGTAAAAGTTTTTTTCTTCAGGATAAATCAGGGCAGATTAAATTGGCTCATTCTGTTTCCGCCGGCTTGGATTATCCCGGAGTGGGACCGGAGCATGCTTATTATAAAAAGATTGGTCGGGCGAAATATATTGCGGTTACCGATAGGGAAGCTCTGTTAGGCTTTAAAATGCTTTCAGAAACCGAGGGCATAATTCCTGCTTTGGAACCGGCCCATGCTATCTATTATGCTTCAAAATTGGCCCCTAAGTTGTCAAAAAAAGAGATAATTGTCATTTGTCTTTCGGGAAGGGGGGACAAAGATGTGGAAATAGTATCTAAGATAAGCTCAAATATCACTTAA
- a CDS encoding DUF4416 family protein produces MGKVYNPKPVKLIMGMISSKIELFDKIKNVLEQKFGKVDLESDIFPFNKTDYYEQEMGKDLKRKFLSFKKLISPDKIARIKIFTNKLEKRFALNDRRQINLDPGYLTDSKLVLATTKNYYHRIYLEKGIYAEVTLYFKKESFCYFETTYPDYRTFPYIDFFNTVRKIYLGEVKDS; encoded by the coding sequence ATGGGAAAGGTTTATAATCCAAAACCTGTAAAATTAATTATGGGGATGATTTCCTCCAAAATTGAGCTTTTTGATAAAATAAAGAATGTCTTAGAACAGAAATTTGGTAAAGTGGATTTAGAAAGTGATATTTTCCCCTTTAATAAAACTGATTATTACGAACAAGAAATGGGTAAGGATTTGAAACGCAAATTCTTATCTTTCAAAAAATTGATTAGCCCGGATAAGATTGCAAGAATTAAGATTTTTACCAATAAATTAGAAAAAAGGTTTGCTTTAAACGATAGACGCCAAATTAATTTAGACCCTGGTTATCTCACTGATTCTAAGCTTGTGCTTGCTACGACTAAAAATTATTACCATCGGATTTATTTAGAAAAGGGGATATATGCAGAAGTTACACTCTATTTTAAAAAAGAAAGTTTTTGCTATTTTGAGACGACTTATCCGGACTATCGCACTTTCCCATATATTGATTTTTTCAATACAGTGAGGAAAATATATCTCGGGGAAGTTAAAGATAGTTAA
- the rho gene encoding transcription termination factor Rho gives MDIARLKDMKISELNKLAKDLNVNGVSGLKKQDLIFKILQGQAEREGFMFGEGVLEVLQEGFGFLRSPNYNYLPSPDDIYVSPSQIRKFDLKTGDIVSGQIRPPKEGERYFALLKVEAINLGNPEERKDKIFFDNLTPLYPQKRIILENASDEISTRIIDLLAPIGMGQRGLIVAPPYSGKTILLQKIANSITKNYPDIVLIILLIDERPEEVTDMQRSVKAEVISSTFDEPAERHIQVAEIVLEKAKRLVENKRDVVILLDSMTRLARAYNTVAPHSGRVLSGGIDATALIKPKRFFGSARCVEEGGSLTIIATALVDTGSRMDDVIFEEFKGTGNMELQLNRELFQKKIYPAIDISKSATRREELILDPEELKRMWILRKALHTLNPEEAMQFLISKLSKTKTNAEFLMSIRTEDFEI, from the coding sequence CTGGATATTGCGCGGCTTAAAGATATGAAGATTTCTGAATTAAATAAGTTAGCCAAGGATCTAAATGTTAATGGCGTTAGTGGTTTGAAGAAGCAAGACCTTATTTTTAAAATCCTACAGGGGCAGGCGGAAAGGGAAGGATTTATGTTTGGTGAAGGGGTTCTGGAAGTCCTTCAGGAAGGGTTTGGTTTCTTGCGAAGTCCGAATTATAACTATCTACCTTCACCCGATGACATATATGTTTCTCCTTCACAAATAAGGAAATTTGATTTAAAAACAGGAGACATTGTAAGCGGACAGATTAGACCTCCTAAAGAAGGCGAACGCTATTTTGCCCTGCTTAAGGTAGAGGCAATAAATCTCGGAAATCCCGAGGAAAGAAAGGATAAGATATTTTTTGATAATTTAACCCCTCTCTATCCCCAGAAAAGAATTATTTTAGAAAATGCTTCTGATGAAATCTCCACCAGGATTATTGATTTACTTGCACCCATTGGAATGGGGCAGAGGGGTTTGATTGTTGCTCCTCCTTATAGTGGTAAGACCATTCTTTTGCAAAAGATCGCTAATAGTATTACTAAAAACTATCCAGACATTGTTCTCATTATTCTGCTTATTGATGAACGTCCAGAGGAAGTAACCGATATGCAACGTTCGGTTAAAGCCGAGGTGATCTCTTCAACATTTGACGAACCGGCAGAGAGGCATATTCAGGTAGCAGAGATAGTCTTGGAAAAAGCCAAGAGGTTAGTAGAAAACAAAAGAGACGTTGTAATTCTTTTGGATAGTATGACTCGTTTAGCACGCGCCTATAATACCGTTGCACCTCATAGCGGAAGGGTTCTTTCTGGAGGTATTGATGCCACTGCGCTCATTAAACCGAAACGCTTCTTTGGTTCGGCGCGGTGTGTAGAAGAAGGAGGGAGTCTTACAATTATTGCTACCGCCCTGGTAGATACAGGTAGCCGTATGGATGATGTTATCTTTGAAGAATTTAAGGGGACCGGAAATATGGAACTTCAGCTAAATAGGGAACTTTTCCAGAAGAAGATATATCCTGCAATAGATATCAGTAAATCTGCTACACGAAGAGAGGAATTAATTCTTGACCCGGAAGAATTAAAACGGATGTGGATTTTAAGAAAAGCCTTGCACACCCTTAATCCTGAAGAAGCAATGCAATTTCTTATTTCTAAACTTTCCAAAACCAAGACCAATGCCGAGTTCCTTATGAGCATAAGAACAGAGGATTTTGAAATTTAG
- the coaE gene encoding dephospho-CoA kinase (Dephospho-CoA kinase (CoaE) performs the final step in coenzyme A biosynthesis.), whose amino-acid sequence MIIVGVTGNTGSGKSTVANFLSRRGAKVIDADKITHRLLNLNTTVGKKILKGFGNDVLASTGLIDRKKLAKICFSNFRNWRLLCKIVHPEVLKIIKKEIKKARRQGLEFLVIDAPLLIESGLDKLVNYVILTKANLKQACQRAHLKLGLSEEEFKRRVKFQLSFQEKFPKSDFVVDNTKTLNFTERQVDEIWKRIISNQSK is encoded by the coding sequence ATGATAATTGTGGGAGTCACAGGGAATACCGGCTCAGGTAAAAGTACCGTAGCAAATTTTTTATCACGTCGAGGCGCAAAGGTTATTGATGCAGATAAAATTACCCATCGTTTACTCAATCTGAATACCACCGTTGGTAAAAAAATTCTTAAAGGTTTTGGCAACGATGTGCTAGCTTCTACAGGTTTAATAGACCGTAAAAAATTAGCCAAAATTTGTTTTAGTAATTTTAGAAACTGGCGCCTTCTATGCAAGATTGTCCATCCGGAAGTTTTAAAGATTATAAAGAAAGAGATTAAGAAGGCGCGTAGGCAGGGTTTAGAGTTTTTAGTGATAGATGCTCCTTTGCTTATAGAAAGTGGGTTGGACAAGCTGGTTAATTATGTGATATTAACGAAGGCAAATTTAAAGCAGGCTTGTCAAAGGGCACATTTAAAACTGGGTCTTTCAGAAGAAGAGTTTAAAAGAAGAGTTAAGTTTCAATTGTCTTTCCAAGAGAAATTTCCCAAGTCGGATTTTGTTGTAGACAACACTAAAACCTTAAATTTTACAGAAAGGCAGGTAGATGAGATATGGAAAAGAATAATCAGCAATCAGAGCAAATGA
- the glgA gene encoding glycogen synthase GlgA, whose amino-acid sequence MAESLKVLYVASEVEPFAKTGGLADVAGSLPIAMGKLGVDIRVVMPRYKNMKANGNKGFLSNNVIVYFVNHREYFNRDYLYGTSEGDYPDNLDRFAYFSKEIFNIAKENNFAPDIIHCNDWQTALVPVYLRTIFKEDPFFKNTKTIFTIHNLAYQGIFPKEQFPRTGLDWSFFNIDGFEFYDKVNIMKGGIIFSDFITTVSPTYSKEIQTKEFGCGLDGLLAKRKDNLVGILNGIDYSIWNPLKDTVIPCRYSYNTIQNKYVNKEYLQLEAGLEINKDVPLLGIITRLADQKGLDILAPIIETLCKMDLQFILLGTGDKVYHDLFEQIKARYPRKTSINLKFDADLARKIYASSDIFLMPSRFEPCGLGQMISLKYGTIPVVRKTGGLADTIIDYEPRSDTGNGFTFTTYSSVSLLEAIKRTLSVYKDKKAWMRLVKRAMDSDFSWKVSAQKYLKLYRNVLALTNSLLPI is encoded by the coding sequence TTGGCAGAAAGTCTAAAAGTTTTGTATGTGGCAAGTGAAGTAGAACCTTTTGCTAAGACAGGAGGATTGGCAGATGTAGCCGGTTCTTTACCTATTGCGATGGGAAAATTAGGGGTGGATATAAGGGTGGTTATGCCCCGTTATAAGAACATGAAGGCAAATGGTAATAAAGGTTTTCTGAGTAATAATGTGATAGTCTATTTTGTTAATCACCGTGAATATTTTAATAGAGATTATCTTTACGGAACTTCTGAAGGTGATTATCCTGACAACTTGGATAGATTTGCGTATTTTTCCAAAGAAATATTTAATATCGCTAAAGAAAACAACTTTGCTCCGGACATAATCCACTGTAACGATTGGCAGACTGCACTGGTTCCGGTCTATTTAAGAACCATTTTTAAAGAAGACCCTTTCTTTAAAAATACTAAAACAATTTTTACTATTCACAACCTTGCTTACCAAGGTATTTTTCCTAAAGAGCAATTTCCTCGTACCGGTTTAGACTGGTCTTTCTTTAATATAGATGGTTTTGAATTCTACGATAAAGTAAATATTATGAAAGGTGGTATAATATTTTCTGACTTTATTACTACAGTAAGTCCTACTTATAGTAAGGAGATACAGACAAAAGAATTCGGTTGTGGTTTAGATGGACTCCTTGCCAAAAGGAAAGATAATTTAGTAGGCATACTTAACGGTATTGATTATAGCATTTGGAATCCTCTTAAAGATACGGTTATACCCTGTAGATATTCTTATAACACCATTCAGAATAAATATGTAAACAAGGAGTATCTTCAGTTAGAAGCGGGTTTGGAGATTAATAAGGATGTTCCTCTTTTAGGGATTATAACTCGTTTGGCTGACCAAAAAGGTTTAGATATTTTGGCTCCGATAATTGAAACTCTCTGTAAGATGGATTTACAATTTATCCTTTTGGGAACGGGCGATAAAGTCTATCATGATCTTTTTGAACAGATTAAAGCCAGATATCCTCGCAAAACATCCATAAATTTAAAATTTGATGCTGACTTAGCAAGAAAGATTTATGCAAGTTCTGATATCTTTCTTATGCCTTCTCGCTTTGAGCCCTGTGGTTTGGGACAGATGATAAGTTTAAAATATGGGACAATTCCCGTGGTAAGGAAAACCGGTGGTTTGGCAGATACGATTATTGACTATGAGCCTCGTTCAGATACAGGTAACGGCTTTACTTTTACTACCTACAGTTCTGTAAGTTTGTTAGAAGCGATAAAACGCACGCTGTCAGTATACAAAGATAAGAAAGCATGGATGCGGTTAGTAAAGAGAGCAATGGATTCAGATTTCTCTTGGAAGGTTTCAGCCCAAAAATATTTAAAACTCTATCGCAATGTTTTAGCATTAACTAATTCCCTCCTTCCGATTTAA